In bacterium, a single window of DNA contains:
- a CDS encoding PfkB family carbohydrate kinase: MSRVAVVGSSILDVAVVTPRFPRPGETVRPDALGLYPGGKGFNQALALARLGHDVLFISRLGDDPLAEIFRTLRAIGFQGYLSLELFNRDYWKQDALSVAKTGLEKMRELVRTALA, translated from the coding sequence TTGAGCCGTGTCGCCGTCGTCGGTTCCTCGATTCTGGACGTGGCGGTGGTCACGCCGCGCTTCCCGCGCCCCGGGGAGACGGTGCGGCCCGACGCGCTCGGGCTCTACCCCGGCGGCAAGGGTTTCAACCAGGCCCTGGCGCTGGCCCGGCTGGGGCACGACGTCCTCTTCATCTCCAGGCTGGGGGACGACCCGCTGGCGGAGATTTTCCGCACATTGCGGGCCATCGGCTTTCAAGGATACTTGTCGCTGGAATTGTTCAATCGCGACTACTGGAAGCAAGACGCTCTGAGCGTTGCCAAAACCGGCTTGGAAAAAATGCGTGAACTGGTGCGAACGGCTCTGGCGTAG